The DNA window AACTACTTAATAACACATTTCTTCCATCATTAATAATACTGCCCCAACTGGCTATTGGAGGTTGCACGCCGATCCCAATAAAGCTTAAAGCAGATTCCAACAAAATGACTTCGCCAATTTTGAAAGTACCTGCAATGATAACCGGGACCATACAGTTAGGTATAAGATGACGAAATATAATTCTGGAGTGATTGAATCCCAATCCCTTTACAGCCAGTATAAAATCTCTTTCTTTTAATGACAAAACTTCTGCACGAACTATTCTGGCAGTTTCCATCCATCCAGTTAAAGCTAAGACAGGCACTAAGTACCAGTGGTTCAATTGAAAAACGGATAATACAGTGATTACTAAAAATATAGTTGGGAATGCCAGATTAAAATCCAAAAGCCGCATCATCACAGTATCTATAAAGCTGCCAAAATATCCGGATACGGTTCCATATATCAAGCCTATGGTCATGGATAGGATTACCACACTGAAAGAAATCGATAAGGAGATCCGTCCACCAAACAGTACTCGACTTAAAATATCACGACCGAATTTGTCGGTACCAAAAGGATGATCGGTAGATGGTGAAAGGTAACGTTTTGTTAATAGATTGCCTTGAGCATTCGGGTCTTTATTTGTAATGGTAGTACTAAATATTGAACCCAGGGTCAAAGCACAAACAAAGATTAAACCGATAATTGAAGATTTTTGACGTAAATACCTGCTCCAAAAAGTAACAGTTCGATTTAAATTATTACCATTTTTATTTGATATTGTCTGGACTGCTATTGACATTTCTATTGGTTTTATTTAAACATGACCCGCAATTTTAATACGGGGATCAATTCTATGATACAACAAATCAGAAATTAGATTACCGACAATAACTGCAACTGCAGCTATAAAACCACTTGCTAAAATGATCGGATAATCATGTGCAAAAATTGCATTAACAGTAATTCTTCCCAACCCCGGCCAAGAAAAAATGTACTCTGTAATCACAGCGCCTCCTAAGAGAAATGGTAAATAAACACCTATTAATGTGTTTAAAGGTAAAAGCGCATTCTTTAAAGCATATTTAAAGAGAATCTTATATCTATTAACGCCATAGGC is part of the candidate division KSB1 bacterium genome and encodes:
- a CDS encoding ABC transporter permease → MSIAVQTISNKNGNNLNRTVTFWSRYLRQKSSIIGLIFVCALTLGSIFSTTITNKDPNAQGNLLTKRYLSPSTDHPFGTDKFGRDILSRVLFGGRISLSISFSVVILSMTIGLIYGTVSGYFGSFIDTVMMRLLDFNLAFPTIFLVITVLSVFQLNHWYLVPVLALTGWMETARIVRAEVLSLKERDFILAVKGLGFNHSRIIFRHLIPNCMVPVIIAGTFKIGEVILLESALSFIGIGVQPPIASWGSIINDGRNVLLSSWWIATFPGIFIALTVISFNLVADGLNESLNI